A single Trichocoleus sp. FACHB-46 DNA region contains:
- a CDS encoding cation:proton antiporter: MQEDFRLIVDLVTVLAAAAAGGLIAALLRQPALLGYLLGGVIIGPAGLGLIKELVQVETLAQFGVAFLLFALGVEFSFAELKKVQAISLGGGGLQIALTILVTAIASVTMGWVTSPAQGVFLGAILSLSSTAVVLKCLMERNETETPHGKVMLGILVVQDLALGLMLAVLPALDQPAEAIGIAVGWALLRIGLFAAGAVAVGIWIIPPLLRLLARTESRELFLLGVVALCLGIALLTEHLGLSIEMGAFVAGLMISEVEYADQTLTYVEPLRDIFASLFFAAIGMLIDPVFLWNNWELILGLVALVLVGKFLIITPLVTLFRYPLKTALIAGFGLAQIGEFSFVLASEGQALGLVSRRVYLLILGTTAVTLVVTPFLLRLVPQLFVWAESWPWLKRYLDRTDLPLAASEEVPLKNHVVVCGYGRVGRNIVQLLQEHQYPVLVIEQSEQRIQQLRDAEIPYVYGNAGSLHVLEKAGVDKAQGMAIALPDPMSTRLSLKRCLEIAPDLDVVVRANKDKDIELLYQLGAREVVQPEFEASLELSTHLLTSMGAPLSSIQLEVQQIRNSHYYGLRPERTANQISRDLRVAAQDMNSKWYGLPEHSPLLGMTLEETDLRRLTGVSLMAIRRAGGNEVDYPDARTILEPGDRLLIVGQSEEVAAFDELARGEAAVPKESSSCQWLMVPAESPVAGQTLAELDLQGQYDVQVQAIRREGRFIRFPTGDTDILVSDRLLLCGNRDSLVQVRQWIAPALQLPMLQIPVVKANVSETLQEFLPPDSLREL, from the coding sequence GTGCAAGAAGACTTTAGGCTGATCGTCGATCTGGTGACTGTTTTGGCTGCGGCTGCGGCAGGGGGACTGATTGCGGCTTTACTACGCCAGCCGGCTCTGTTGGGCTACCTGCTGGGTGGAGTGATTATTGGACCTGCTGGTTTAGGGCTAATTAAGGAACTCGTCCAAGTAGAAACGTTGGCCCAATTTGGAGTGGCCTTTTTACTATTTGCGTTAGGCGTCGAGTTCTCATTTGCCGAGCTGAAGAAAGTCCAAGCGATCAGTTTGGGCGGCGGCGGGTTGCAAATTGCCCTAACGATTTTGGTGACGGCGATCGCCTCAGTCACGATGGGTTGGGTCACCTCTCCCGCTCAAGGAGTTTTCTTGGGAGCCATCCTATCGTTGTCGTCTACGGCAGTGGTGCTCAAGTGCTTGATGGAGCGCAACGAAACTGAAACCCCCCACGGCAAGGTGATGCTGGGGATTTTGGTGGTACAGGACTTGGCGTTGGGCTTAATGCTCGCCGTATTGCCTGCCCTCGATCAGCCTGCCGAAGCGATCGGAATTGCGGTGGGATGGGCCTTGTTACGCATTGGCTTGTTTGCGGCGGGGGCAGTGGCAGTTGGTATCTGGATTATTCCCCCCCTATTGCGGTTGCTAGCCCGCACCGAGAGCCGCGAGCTATTCTTGCTGGGTGTGGTAGCACTTTGCTTAGGGATTGCCCTGCTGACAGAGCATTTGGGGCTTTCAATTGAAATGGGAGCCTTTGTGGCGGGGCTGATGATTTCGGAGGTGGAGTACGCCGACCAGACGCTAACTTACGTGGAGCCGTTGCGGGATATTTTTGCCAGCTTGTTTTTTGCCGCGATCGGGATGCTGATTGACCCAGTGTTTCTTTGGAACAATTGGGAGCTGATTCTAGGCTTGGTAGCGCTGGTATTGGTGGGCAAGTTTCTCATCATCACACCTCTGGTCACTCTGTTTCGCTACCCATTAAAGACAGCTTTGATTGCTGGGTTCGGGTTAGCGCAAATTGGTGAATTTTCTTTCGTGCTGGCAAGTGAAGGACAAGCCTTGGGGCTAGTGTCTCGGCGGGTTTACTTGCTGATTCTGGGCACGACAGCGGTGACCTTGGTAGTAACCCCTTTCTTGTTGCGCTTGGTGCCGCAACTATTTGTCTGGGCGGAATCTTGGCCTTGGCTGAAACGATATCTTGACCGAACTGATTTACCGTTAGCAGCTTCCGAAGAGGTGCCCCTAAAAAATCATGTGGTGGTTTGTGGTTATGGCCGAGTCGGACGCAACATCGTGCAATTGTTGCAGGAACACCAGTATCCAGTGCTGGTGATTGAGCAATCGGAACAAAGGATTCAACAACTCCGAGATGCCGAAATCCCCTACGTCTATGGCAATGCGGGCAGCTTGCATGTGTTGGAAAAAGCAGGCGTGGATAAAGCGCAGGGTATGGCGATCGCGCTACCCGACCCCATGAGTACTCGCTTATCCCTCAAACGCTGTTTAGAAATTGCGCCCGATTTAGATGTGGTAGTGCGAGCCAATAAAGACAAAGATATTGAATTGCTCTACCAGCTGGGGGCGCGTGAAGTGGTGCAGCCAGAATTTGAAGCGAGCCTAGAACTCTCGACTCACTTACTTACTAGCATGGGCGCTCCTCTCTCCAGCATTCAGCTAGAAGTGCAGCAAATTCGCAATAGCCACTACTACGGGCTACGACCGGAGCGCACCGCTAACCAAATTTCGCGCGATCTGCGGGTGGCAGCTCAGGATATGAACAGCAAGTGGTATGGCTTGCCAGAGCATTCGCCATTGCTAGGAATGACCTTGGAAGAAACAGATTTACGCCGCCTCACAGGTGTCAGTTTGATGGCGATTCGTCGCGCGGGTGGTAATGAGGTGGATTATCCAGACGCGCGAACTATTCTAGAACCGGGCGATCGCCTCTTGATTGTGGGGCAGTCAGAAGAAGTGGCAGCGTTTGATGAGCTAGCTAGGGGAGAAGCGGCAGTTCCCAAGGAAAGTTCTTCTTGCCAATGGCTAATGGTGCCCGCAGAGAGTCCAGTGGCAGGCCAAACATTAGCTGAGTTAGACCTACAAGGGCAATATGACGTACAGGTGCAAGCCATCCGCCGGGAAGGTCGATTTATCCGCTTTCCTACTGGAGACACCGATATTTTGGTAAGCGATCGCCTGCTGCTATGTGGCAACCGAGATTCTTTGGTGCAGGTGCGCCAGTGGATTGCTCCCGC
- a CDS encoding M23 family metallopeptidase, which translates to MIASPPSHRFRNWLFQLGLAPLGVVTGAIASMTPAQALQVQITPTAPQLGDTISVVVRQDNLEVSSSPRVTLGQQTFDTYLIGPNRFRALLPTTPLDKPGTLKIQVSGEGQVKNLAVQLRNRSFPTQSIWLPPGKDEDISDAEFNRVDAFKRLVTPQKFWRGPFVRPNQGEITTIYGIRRYYNGVFAKDYYHSGVDYAGATGSPVVAAAAGRVALVGRESQGFKINGNVVGVDHGQGVQTIYLHLSRINVKEGDMVRAGQVIGAVGSSGASTGPHLHWGLYVQGKAVDPVPWRYQGME; encoded by the coding sequence GTGATTGCTTCTCCTCCATCTCACCGCTTCAGGAATTGGTTGTTTCAGCTCGGACTCGCACCGTTAGGCGTGGTTACAGGAGCGATCGCCTCAATGACTCCTGCTCAAGCCCTGCAAGTTCAGATTACGCCTACAGCCCCCCAGCTCGGAGACACCATTTCTGTAGTCGTGCGGCAAGATAACCTGGAGGTCAGCAGCAGCCCCAGAGTGACCTTAGGTCAGCAAACCTTTGATACTTATCTCATCGGCCCCAATCGCTTCCGAGCTTTGTTGCCAACCACCCCCCTCGATAAACCTGGCACGCTGAAGATTCAAGTCAGTGGGGAAGGGCAGGTGAAGAATTTGGCAGTGCAGCTCCGCAATCGCTCCTTTCCAACTCAGAGCATCTGGCTCCCACCGGGCAAAGATGAGGACATTAGCGATGCCGAATTTAATCGCGTAGACGCCTTCAAGCGTTTAGTGACGCCCCAAAAATTCTGGCGCGGTCCTTTTGTGCGACCTAACCAAGGAGAAATCACCACAATTTATGGCATTCGCCGCTACTACAACGGCGTATTTGCCAAAGATTATTACCATTCAGGCGTGGATTATGCAGGAGCCACAGGTTCCCCTGTCGTTGCCGCCGCAGCGGGACGAGTCGCCCTCGTCGGTCGTGAATCCCAAGGGTTTAAGATTAATGGCAATGTCGTTGGGGTTGACCACGGCCAAGGTGTGCAGACGATTTATTTACACCTGAGTCGCATCAATGTAAAGGAAGGTGATATGGTCCGAGCGGGCCAAGTGATTGGCGCAGTCGGTTCTAGTGGAGCTTCGACTGGGCCACATTTACACTGGGGCTTGTATGTGCAAGGAAAGGCTGTAGACCCAGTACCTTGGCGTTATCAAGGCATGGAATAA
- a CDS encoding late competence development ComFB family protein: MSIEKIVEQALQDGYLTPAMEAEVGRICDTASELSIEEYMALDRLMGALLTGEVVAVPRKQFINVMEELVLTEAIARVAEIEATSDCTLDLGDIAAYALNRLPPLYATTEEGANYQRNRAKEELHGLIAQQVSEAIARNLDRPEFFPERQAIGKNSGDEVLTQVSTLLQVYAPKFEPQPSDS; encoded by the coding sequence ATGAGTATTGAGAAAATTGTAGAGCAGGCCTTGCAGGACGGTTACCTCACACCAGCGATGGAAGCTGAGGTGGGTCGCATCTGTGACACGGCTTCCGAATTGTCGATTGAGGAATATATGGCCCTCGATCGCTTGATGGGAGCGTTACTAACGGGTGAAGTTGTGGCCGTACCCAGAAAGCAGTTCATCAACGTGATGGAAGAATTGGTGCTAACTGAAGCGATCGCTCGGGTCGCCGAAATTGAAGCTACGAGTGATTGCACTTTAGATTTAGGTGATATTGCTGCCTACGCCTTAAACCGTCTGCCACCCCTCTACGCCACCACTGAAGAAGGCGCTAACTACCAGCGCAACCGCGCCAAAGAAGAACTGCATGGTTTGATTGCTCAGCAGGTGAGTGAAGCGATCGCCCGGAACCTAGACCGACCCGAATTCTTCCCTGAGCGGCAAGCGATCGGCAAAAACTCTGGCGATGAAGTGTTAACTCAAGTCAGTACGTTGCTCCAGGTTTACGCTCCTAAGTTTGAACCCCAGCCCTCCGATAGCTAA
- a CDS encoding L,D-transpeptidase: protein MIRDESITRSFMLLCLGAAFLTLLVRSQTNAASLTPQQPAINLPLQPVKTASASLKPKPVTLAQAQTRLVVDLSDRKVSLYRSQKLQASYPIAIGQVGWETPTGTFAITQMQTNPVWQHPITEQLITAGPDSPLGLRWIGFWSDGHNQIGFHGTNQEELIGQAVSHGCVRMRNQDIVALYQQVAEGTPVIVQP from the coding sequence ATGATTAGAGATGAATCGATCACTCGTAGTTTTATGCTGCTGTGCCTAGGCGCAGCTTTTTTAACGTTGCTGGTGCGATCGCAGACCAATGCTGCTTCCCTCACGCCACAGCAACCCGCTATTAACCTACCGCTTCAACCTGTTAAGACTGCTTCTGCGTCCTTGAAGCCTAAGCCTGTCACGCTAGCTCAAGCTCAAACTCGCCTTGTGGTAGATTTGAGCGATCGCAAGGTTTCTTTGTACCGCAGCCAAAAATTGCAAGCGAGTTATCCAATTGCGATTGGTCAAGTAGGCTGGGAGACGCCTACAGGCACTTTTGCCATCACTCAGATGCAAACTAATCCAGTTTGGCAGCACCCCATTACCGAGCAGCTCATCACCGCTGGACCTGATAGCCCTTTGGGACTGCGCTGGATCGGTTTTTGGTCCGATGGCCACAACCAAATTGGCTTCCACGGTACGAATCAGGAAGAGTTAATTGGTCAGGCTGTTTCCCACGGCTGTGTGCGGATGCGAAACCAAGATATTGTGGCGCTCTATCAGCAAGTTGCCGAAGGAACGCCAGTCATAGTGCAGCCTTAA
- a CDS encoding bifunctional diguanylate cyclase/phosphodiesterase — protein sequence MDTKQRDIQSQDASEQPPISADCLHSEAIASQQPECQQWQEKLQNVQQELSNIKLALDEAAIVALTDTTGVMQYVNDKFCRLSQYAREELVQQNYRMLNSSCHPKEFFQGLWSTIDQGKVWQGEIRNKAKDGSYYWVDTTIVPYLNEQGQPFQYLAIQFDITERKRIEERLRHDAFHDVLTGLPNRALFMARLGRAIEHVKRRSGAVFALLFVDLDYFKTLNDTLGHLVGDQLLVAIARRLESCLRIGDTVARFGGDEFTILLEDIKDVQDAIRVAERLQQELQLPFYLSGHEISTTASIGIALSCTDYSQPEEILRDADLALYQAKAMGRTRYEIFDASMHRGTLAHMQLEHDLRRAIAKTQDQAISGETEAPEFWLQYQPIVSLKTNRIMGFEALIRWNHPERGLISPADFIPLAEETGLIVPIGQWVLRQACYQLSVWHQLISSPCPLIVSVNLSSRQFVQPDLVNQISQILQETNLNPRYLKLEITESVVMENAEVATTMLQQLKSLGIQLAIDDFGTGYSSLSYLHRFPIDTLKIDRSFINRIDIDGENLEIVRTIVTLAWNLGMDIIAEGVETAKQLAQLKALKCEYAQGYFFARPLNCEAATALVLQGTIAVK from the coding sequence ATGGACACTAAGCAGCGGGACATACAGAGCCAGGATGCAAGTGAGCAGCCGCCAATTTCAGCAGACTGCCTGCATTCAGAAGCGATCGCCTCTCAGCAACCTGAGTGTCAGCAATGGCAGGAAAAGCTCCAAAATGTACAGCAAGAGTTGTCCAACATCAAGCTCGCGCTGGATGAAGCTGCCATTGTGGCTTTGACAGACACAACTGGCGTGATGCAGTATGTGAACGACAAGTTCTGTCGGCTATCCCAGTACGCCCGTGAAGAGCTGGTGCAGCAAAATTATCGGATGCTTAATTCTAGCTGTCACCCCAAGGAATTTTTCCAAGGTTTATGGTCCACTATTGACCAAGGCAAAGTTTGGCAAGGAGAAATTCGCAATAAAGCCAAAGACGGTTCTTACTATTGGGTAGACACAACCATCGTGCCTTACCTCAACGAGCAAGGACAACCCTTTCAATACTTAGCTATTCAGTTCGATATCACTGAGCGCAAACGCATTGAAGAACGACTGCGGCATGATGCGTTTCATGATGTCCTCACAGGGCTACCCAACCGAGCCTTGTTTATGGCCCGTTTGGGCCGAGCGATCGAGCATGTAAAGCGGCGTTCTGGTGCTGTGTTTGCTTTACTCTTTGTTGATCTGGATTACTTCAAAACCTTGAATGACACTCTAGGGCATTTGGTGGGCGATCAACTGTTGGTGGCGATCGCCCGGCGCTTAGAATCTTGCCTAAGAATTGGCGATACCGTTGCCCGATTTGGTGGAGATGAGTTTACGATCCTGCTAGAAGATATTAAAGACGTTCAAGATGCCATTCGAGTAGCAGAACGTCTACAGCAAGAGTTGCAACTGCCCTTCTATCTCAGCGGTCACGAAATTTCTACCACAGCGAGTATTGGCATTGCCCTCAGTTGCACCGATTACAGCCAACCTGAAGAAATTCTGCGTGATGCAGATTTGGCTTTATACCAAGCGAAAGCGATGGGCCGCACGCGCTACGAAATCTTTGATGCTTCCATGCATCGGGGGACGCTGGCCCATATGCAACTTGAGCATGACCTCCGACGAGCAATCGCCAAGACTCAGGATCAAGCCATTTCTGGAGAAACAGAAGCCCCAGAATTTTGGCTACAGTACCAACCGATTGTGTCTCTCAAAACCAATCGCATCATGGGTTTTGAAGCCTTAATTCGTTGGAATCACCCAGAGCGGGGTTTGATCTCGCCTGCCGACTTTATCCCCTTGGCCGAAGAAACTGGGCTGATTGTACCGATTGGTCAGTGGGTATTGCGTCAGGCTTGCTATCAGCTCTCTGTCTGGCACCAACTGATCTCCTCGCCTTGTCCACTCATCGTCAGCGTCAACCTCTCCAGCCGTCAGTTTGTCCAGCCTGATTTAGTAAACCAAATTAGTCAAATTCTGCAAGAAACGAATCTAAATCCTCGCTACTTAAAGCTGGAGATTACTGAAAGTGTGGTGATGGAAAATGCTGAGGTGGCTACAACGATGCTGCAACAGCTCAAAAGCTTAGGGATTCAGCTAGCCATTGATGACTTTGGCACTGGCTACTCTTCACTCAGTTATTTGCACCGCTTCCCCATTGACACGCTAAAGATCGATCGCTCCTTTATTAACCGCATCGATATTGATGGCGAGAACTTAGAAATTGTCCGCACCATCGTTACCCTAGCTTGGAATTTAGGCATGGACATAATTGCCGAAGGAGTGGAAACTGCTAAGCAGTTGGCGCAACTCAAAGCTTTGAAGTGTGAGTATGCTCAAGGCTATTTCTTTGCTAGACCACTTAATTGCGAAGCAGCTACAGCTTTAGTGCTTCAGGGAACGATCGCAGTTAAGTAG
- a CDS encoding DUF1350 family protein, with protein MDWQEVSGNWVLIPPRPIAIIHFLGGAFVATAPHVTYRWLLEHLSRQGYVIIATPFVNTMDHGAIAHQVLRNFERAFAQLQTRGLLQKRYFPIYGLGHSMGCKLHLLIGSSFAVERAGNILISFNNYAARDAIPLMDQLSPSFAVEFTPSPLETMALVSERYQVRRNLLIKFTNDTLDQTITMSEVLKERFPDMVTLQKLPGSHTTPLGQDVAWKSGSVFTPLDAIAQWMKQEVYRELNQLKQSILLWLDPFMKL; from the coding sequence ATGGATTGGCAGGAAGTTTCTGGTAACTGGGTTTTAATTCCGCCGCGACCCATCGCGATCATCCATTTCTTGGGAGGAGCTTTTGTTGCGACTGCACCTCACGTCACTTACCGTTGGTTGCTAGAACATCTCAGCCGCCAAGGCTATGTAATCATCGCCACTCCTTTTGTCAACACGATGGATCATGGTGCGATCGCCCATCAAGTGCTGCGGAACTTTGAGCGAGCCTTTGCGCAACTCCAAACCAGAGGATTGCTGCAAAAGCGCTACTTCCCCATTTATGGCTTGGGACATAGCATGGGCTGCAAGCTGCATTTACTGATTGGCAGTTCGTTTGCTGTGGAGCGAGCGGGGAATATCTTAATTTCCTTCAACAATTATGCCGCGCGCGATGCCATTCCCTTGATGGATCAGCTTTCGCCTAGCTTTGCCGTTGAATTCACACCATCTCCGCTAGAAACGATGGCTTTAGTCTCTGAGCGCTACCAAGTACGGCGAAATTTGCTGATTAAATTTACCAACGATACGCTGGACCAAACCATAACCATGAGTGAAGTGCTGAAGGAGCGTTTTCCTGATATGGTGACGCTGCAAAAGCTACCGGGCAGCCACACCACTCCTTTGGGTCAAGATGTTGCTTGGAAAAGTGGCTCAGTTTTCACCCCGCTAGACGCGATCGCCCAGTGGATGAAGCAAGAGGTGTATCGGGAACTCAATCAACTCAAGCAATCGATTCTGCTTTGGCTCGATCCATTTATGAAGCTGTGA
- a CDS encoding fibronectin type III domain-containing protein — MAVTPRLLTDPFLQLPTPTSIRVVWFTEFPGSQHFVTYGPGLTTPAEKSRDRTVMATSSQLSRTREDQKSHLNSQVVDLINARPEERQIWRHEAIVNNLTPGVRVPYQVTSVQDGQVITSRVFSLMPQPTPQTALKILLTSDHQLKPLVSANLQKVVETVGAVDAVFFAGDLVNIPDRASEWFDDNRSGAFFPALQGRAAYKLEKQGQETIYRGAEIIQHAPLFTTIGNHEVMGRFSIENSLSSQFDDAVPRAIASARYPEQAQSNQPVDDSTGSTARAAWIKDHSFNTDTYEEIFTLPTSETGGKTYYAVTFGDIRLVVLYATSIWRVPETGPEIRGKYSDPVPQGSQQAKELSQLNQERWGYGQHIFEPIAQGSKQYQWLQQELNSPEFQQAKYKVVMLHHPPHSLGGNVVPPYTDPVTVSDRTADGTIQAVRYEYPQENNYLIRDVMPLLEAAGVQLVFYGHCHLWNRFVSPSGMHFLETSNVGNSYGAYLEQPRPAVPSSDSATGTAIGNPNGLAPVVPTIAPLKDENGRSLPYLSSNDLTAFSIFNTADGTVSSYYFDTCQPQSSVIKFDEFQLLQTPPTKPATQS, encoded by the coding sequence ATGGCTGTGACTCCTCGGCTATTGACTGATCCGTTTTTGCAACTGCCCACTCCTACTTCCATCCGGGTCGTCTGGTTCACAGAATTTCCTGGTTCCCAACATTTTGTAACCTACGGGCCTGGCTTAACGACACCCGCCGAGAAAAGTCGCGATCGCACTGTCATGGCAACCAGTAGCCAACTCAGTCGGACCCGTGAAGATCAAAAGTCACACTTGAATTCTCAAGTTGTTGATCTGATTAATGCTAGACCTGAGGAACGGCAGATTTGGCGGCATGAGGCGATCGTGAACAACCTCACGCCAGGAGTTCGGGTGCCTTATCAAGTAACGAGTGTGCAGGATGGGCAAGTAATTACGAGTCGAGTTTTTAGCTTGATGCCTCAGCCCACCCCACAAACGGCCCTCAAGATTTTGCTTACGTCCGACCATCAACTCAAACCTTTGGTTTCGGCGAATTTGCAAAAGGTGGTGGAAACGGTTGGCGCAGTAGATGCGGTGTTTTTTGCGGGAGACTTGGTTAATATTCCCGATCGCGCCTCCGAATGGTTTGATGACAATCGTAGCGGAGCCTTCTTCCCAGCTCTGCAAGGCCGAGCCGCCTACAAGTTGGAGAAACAAGGGCAGGAAACTATTTATCGGGGAGCCGAAATTATTCAGCATGCGCCTTTGTTTACCACGATTGGTAATCATGAGGTGATGGGACGCTTCTCAATTGAGAACTCCTTAAGTAGCCAATTTGATGATGCCGTCCCTCGGGCAATCGCCTCAGCTCGCTATCCAGAGCAAGCACAGTCTAATCAGCCAGTAGACGACTCCACTGGTTCCACGGCGCGCGCAGCTTGGATCAAAGATCATTCCTTCAACACAGATACCTACGAAGAGATCTTTACGCTGCCTACCAGTGAGACAGGCGGCAAAACTTACTACGCGGTTACTTTTGGTGACATTCGTTTAGTGGTCTTGTACGCGACCAGCATTTGGCGTGTCCCAGAAACTGGCCCTGAGATTCGCGGCAAGTACAGTGATCCGGTACCGCAGGGGAGTCAGCAGGCCAAAGAGCTATCTCAACTTAACCAAGAGCGTTGGGGCTATGGGCAACACATCTTCGAGCCGATCGCCCAGGGAAGCAAGCAGTACCAGTGGTTACAGCAGGAATTAAACAGCCCAGAATTTCAGCAAGCTAAGTACAAAGTGGTGATGTTACACCATCCCCCCCATTCCTTAGGCGGCAATGTTGTCCCACCTTACACTGACCCTGTAACTGTCAGCGATCGCACTGCGGATGGCACGATCCAAGCGGTTCGCTATGAGTACCCGCAAGAGAACAACTACTTGATCCGAGACGTGATGCCACTGCTAGAGGCAGCAGGCGTGCAGTTAGTGTTCTACGGTCACTGCCATTTGTGGAACCGCTTTGTGAGTCCCAGTGGCATGCACTTTCTCGAAACCTCTAATGTGGGTAACTCCTACGGTGCTTATCTAGAACAACCCAGGCCAGCAGTTCCCAGTTCTGACTCAGCGACTGGTACAGCGATCGGCAACCCTAACGGTTTAGCGCCTGTGGTCCCGACGATCGCACCACTCAAAGATGAAAATGGGCGATCGTTGCCGTATCTGTCGAGCAATGATCTCACCGCGTTCAGCATTTTCAACACAGCCGATGGCACGGTTAGTAGCTATTACTTCGACACCTGTCAGCCTCAATCATCAGTGATCAAATTTGATGAGTTTCAGCTCTTGCAAACTCCACCGACTAAACCAGCAACGCAGAGTTAG
- a CDS encoding sensor histidine kinase yields MPEFWKIFLDSSQFIPHGHCYLWQPGLVWLHIASNSIIALAYYSIPLMLVYFVHKRRDIPFNGIFILFGIFIVACGTTHLMDIWTLWHPHYWISGFLKAITAAVSFYTALELRSLIPQVLSLPSSAQLEAANQKLEDEIVERQRMEIALRDSQQMLKLVIDTIPQAIFWKDHESVYLGCNRSFALDAGLAASEAIVGRTDYELAWKPEEAEFFQSCDRQFIETNQPEYHIIEPQLQADGKQAWLDSSKIPLHNAAGQVVGILGIYEDITERQIADAALRESEDHLRQRTQQLEQTLKELQKTQSQLIHTEKMSSLGQLVAGIAHEINNPINFIYGNLSHTNEYAQDLLNLLEIYQQSYPHPAAIVQAKAEAIDLDFLTEDLPKMLSSMKVGAERIRQIVLSLRNFSRLEESEMKPVDIHEGLDNTLLLLQHRFKGKVGRFGVQVIKEYGPLPMVECYAGQLNQVFMNLIANAIDAVDELHQATTDQSAQPTFIRIETAVLDSNRVVIRIADNGMGMTEAVKKQLFDPFFTTKPVGKGTGLGLSISYQIVTDKHGGELICHSAPGQGTEFRIEIPVKAQKLASPTNSALLV; encoded by the coding sequence ATGCCGGAATTCTGGAAAATATTTTTAGATTCAAGTCAGTTTATTCCGCATGGACATTGCTATCTTTGGCAACCCGGACTTGTTTGGCTGCATATTGCTTCTAACTCAATTATTGCCCTAGCTTACTATTCGATTCCGCTGATGTTGGTATACTTTGTCCACAAGCGGCGGGACATTCCTTTTAATGGAATTTTTATTTTATTTGGTATCTTTATTGTTGCTTGTGGTACCACCCACTTGATGGACATTTGGACGCTCTGGCACCCCCATTATTGGATATCGGGTTTCCTCAAAGCTATTACTGCGGCAGTTTCTTTCTACACTGCCTTGGAGTTAAGGTCTTTGATTCCTCAAGTTTTGTCGTTACCCAGTTCAGCGCAACTCGAAGCCGCCAATCAAAAGCTGGAAGATGAGATTGTAGAACGCCAACGCATGGAAATCGCTTTGCGTGATTCTCAACAAATGTTGAAGCTGGTGATCGACACAATTCCACAAGCGATCTTCTGGAAAGATCATGAGTCAGTTTATTTGGGTTGCAATCGTAGCTTTGCCCTGGATGCAGGCCTAGCAGCATCAGAAGCAATCGTGGGTCGCACAGATTATGAGTTAGCGTGGAAACCAGAAGAAGCCGAGTTTTTTCAGAGTTGCGATCGCCAGTTCATCGAAACAAATCAGCCAGAATATCACATCATTGAGCCGCAACTGCAAGCGGACGGCAAGCAGGCTTGGTTAGATAGCAGTAAGATTCCGTTGCATAATGCCGCAGGTCAAGTTGTAGGAATTTTAGGGATTTATGAAGATATTACAGAGCGTCAAATAGCAGACGCAGCGCTACGAGAATCCGAGGATCATCTGCGTCAACGCACCCAACAACTAGAGCAAACTCTCAAGGAGCTACAAAAGACTCAGTCGCAACTCATTCATACTGAAAAAATGTCCAGCTTAGGGCAATTGGTCGCTGGCATTGCGCATGAAATTAATAATCCCATTAATTTTATCTATGGCAATCTGAGCCATACCAACGAATACGCTCAAGACTTGCTGAATTTGCTGGAGATTTATCAGCAAAGCTATCCTCATCCTGCTGCAATAGTTCAAGCCAAAGCTGAAGCAATTGACCTTGATTTCTTAACTGAAGACTTACCTAAAATGCTGTCTTCCATGAAGGTGGGAGCAGAGCGCATCCGGCAAATTGTTCTGTCTCTCCGCAACTTCTCTCGCTTAGAAGAATCAGAGATGAAGCCTGTGGATATTCATGAAGGTTTAGACAACACTTTACTGTTGCTACAGCATCGTTTTAAGGGAAAAGTGGGGCGGTTTGGCGTTCAAGTGATCAAGGAATATGGCCCATTGCCGATGGTTGAGTGCTATGCAGGACAGCTCAACCAAGTCTTTATGAATCTGATCGCTAATGCGATCGATGCTGTAGATGAGTTGCACCAAGCCACTACAGATCAATCAGCTCAGCCAACCTTTATTCGCATCGAGACCGCAGTTCTGGACTCCAATCGAGTTGTGATCCGAATTGCCGACAACGGTATGGGTATGACGGAAGCTGTCAAAAAACAGTTGTTTGATCCGTTCTTTACCACCAAGCCGGTAGGAAAGGGGACTGGGCTGGGATTGTCAATCAGCTATCAAATTGTGACGGACAAACATGGCGGTGAACTAATTTGTCACTCCGCCCCTGGACAAGGCACAGAGTTTCGGATTGAAATTCCAGTTAAAGCCCAAAAACTAGCTTCGCCGACTAACTCTGCGTTGCTGGTTTAG